The genomic interval AAGGTTGGGGAAGGCCTGCTGACCCAAGCGCTGGTGCGTAAAGAGCAACTGTATGTGACTTCTCCACTGAGCGACTTGAAGCCAATCGCCGCCTCCACTTCTGATACAGAACAGAATTCCGAGGCAGGGCCCAAGTTTCCGCCTCCGGCTCCCTTGATGGATGAGGATGGACAAACCGGGCTGCAATTGGAACTTTTACAGTGGGAAACCAACCAACTGCCCTGCTCCCGGTACGACGAATGGCTGATTTGCCGCATCACGGTTGCGGAGAACGGCACCAGAACCACTTTTGAAGGACCTTTTTTGTTACGACACGAGATTGAGGATTGGCTGAGCGCCAGCCAGCCCCTTGCATCGGGGGAATCCGCCCGGTTTCGTTCCGACTTTCTGGAGCCGATTTTAAGGGTAGAAATGGACAGACAGCCGAATGGCTGGTGCCAATGCGCGCTCCGTGTGCAGGCACTGGATGGCACACCCTCCAGTGCGCACCCCGCCCCGGTTCACCTGACCCTCAGCGTAAGCCCAGAAAACCTGACCCGCTTTTGCCAAGCGCTCATCGATCAGTTGGCGGCGTTTCCCAGCCTTCTTTAAAGCGGGATCGATCCACCGGAATCGTTACAGTCCTTCGCAAAACCCCTCAAGCGGATCAAGCGCTCCTATAATAGATGCAGTGGGTTTGACTTAAATGTTTTTAAATGTAAAATATAGGGGTATTCTAATGAACATTTTTTTATTGATAAAAAACACTGACTCGCTGTTGATATTTTGATCCAAGTTATCCAGCACAGCGTAAATGGAAACAAAGTGCGAAAAGAGGTAGGGCTAAAAACCTGAGAAAACAGAATTCAAAAGGCTTTTCAGGTTTTAAACACGCAAAAAACAGGTGCCAGAACGGGGCAATTGTAACGGAATGATTGCAAATTTCCCCATCTACGAGTGATCCCGTAGTCTGTTTCAGATATTGATCTACGCAATAGAGAGAGCAAACTTAAAAAGGAAATCCCGATGGATCCTCTAAGTCCGTTATCACAACGCATTCTTCGATTTTCGGGCGTTCAGCCACAAGTACTCAGGCAATTGGAGGCAGAGCGGCTCAAACAAGACTCCACAGTCTTGTTTGGCGAAAATCTGGATGTGTTCATCAAGCAAAACCAGCCAGCCAAGGATGGGCAAGAGAATGGCACTTCAGAAAACAGCGCTATTATAGAGCTGGTCACCAACAAAAAAGATTCTCGCGCCCTGGCGTATGGCAGTGGCTTTATTCGCAACCTGCACCGCATGCTGACTGGCGAAGACATTCCACCCACGGAAGTCGTCAACCGGATTCGGAAGGAATCGCCCAGTGGGGACATTTTCGAGATGACCCGGGGCAGCGATAACTAGTGAGGGAATCGCTAGCATAGTGGGGGGTTAAGCATTATGGATAACATTTTTGGCAACCCGCAGTACGTGCGGGTCGAACGGGAACAACGGGTGGGTTTGGTACAACTGCATCGCCCAGAGGCGCTGAATGCCCTGAATGGGGACTTGATGCGGGAACTCATACAGGTTTTGGAACTACTGGACGCAGACCCCACCATTGGCTGTATGGTGCTGAGCGGGGGAGAAAAAGCATTTGCCGCCGGAGCCGATATCAAGCAGATGGCTCAGGCTTCTGCCATCGAGATGCTGAGTCAGGATGATTTGGCGGTCTGGGATCGCATCCGACTCATCAAAAAACCAATTGTTGCCGCCGTCAATGGTTTCGCCTTAGGGGGTGGCTGTGAAGTGGCCATGATGTGCGACTTGATTATTGCCGGTGAAAACGCCAAGTTTGGCCAGCCGGAAATCAATATTGGCGTCATCCCGGGGGCTGGTGGCACCCAGCGATTGACCCGCGCGGTGGGCAAAGCCAAAGCCATGGAATTGATTTTAACCGGACGGCCCTTTAAGGCCGCGGAAGCCCTGGAACTGGGGCTGATTAACAAAGTGGTGGCCGATGATCAGGTAATGACCGAGGCCAAAGCCATGGCCCACACCATCGCCGAAAAACCTGCCGTTGCGGTTCAACTGGCCAAGAAAGCCATTTTGAAAGCCTTTGAAACCACGCTGGAAGAGGGGCTGGACTACGAACGCAAGTTGTTTTACCTCAATTTTGCCACAGCGGATCAAAAAGAGGGGATGCAGGCCTTTCAGGAAAAGCGTCCGCCGGTGTGGAAGCACACTTGATAGCCACCGTCCGCCTTGCGGCAAGACCTCCTCAGCAACTCTAGGCAACAAGAATCTGATCAGCCTCGCAGGCTCAGCAGGGGCCCCCTTCTGTTTGGAAGGACTCCGGGGTCGCAGATGCAACCCACCTATGCAAAAACTTAAACCCCTAATACTTACAGTGCCAGGGGTTTAAATTTCGGGATGACAGGATTCGAACCTGCGACCTTGCCCCGCCTCGCAGGCTCAGCGGGGACCCCCTTCTGCTTGGAAGGACTCCGGGGTCGCAGATGCAACCCACCTATGCAAAAACTTAAACCCCTAACACTTACAGTGCCAGGGGTTTAAATTTCGGGATGACAGGATTCGAACCTGCGACCCCTTCGTCCCGAACGAAGTGCGCTACCAAGCTGCGCTACATCCCGATGCTGCACCTGACCGATCTGAACTTGGCCACGGTGTGTTTGGTCACCCTGTATTATGGGGGAAAGGGTAACGCATGGCAACCCTGTGGGACAGGAAACGGGAAATCCTCTTTTTAATTGGTTTGGCAAAAGCGCACAACGCCACGTATATCTGCAATCAATACACTATCCCATAGCTGATTGGGGAATAGCCTTAAACTCATCCTTAACTTAAACTGGCGTTAGCGCTGTGCATCAGACCGCTTTTGGAAAAACACCCCCCTGTCCGCTCTTGCAACCAACGATATATAGGAAGGAAGGCTGTATGGTCGTTCGCTATGACGATTGTCCCCACTGTGGGTTTTGGGATCTGGCTCCCCGGCAAATTCTGGTGGGACGTCCCGCTCAAGGTACTACCTCCGCCCGGGAGTATTGGGAAATCCTCACTTTAAAGTGCCAGAACTGCGGTTGGCTAGGAGAACAGCCACTCAGGAAGCACTGCGCCGTTTAAGCGTCTTTCATCGCTTCGGATATCACCCAGCCAGCACTCCAGCAGGCCTGAAAGTTAAAGCCCCCCGTCAAACCGTCGATATCCAGAATCTCTCCACCAAAGTACAGGCCCGGCACACGCTTGCTTTGCAGGGTTTTAAAATCCACTTCTTTCAGGGCCACCCCGCCGCAACTCACAAATTCTTCCTTGGAAGGGCTTTTGCCGCTGACCCGCAAAGGTAGCCGCTTTATATTCTCCACCAGCCGATTCAGCGTTTTCTTGCCGATCAGTTCCGCCTTTTCTTCCACGTGGGCACCGCTTTCCACCAACAAGGCTTGCCACAGCCGGTTGGGCAGCGCCGAAAAAGAAATGTTTCCCAGTTTTTTCTTGCCCTCCGTGCGCAAGAACCGCTCCTGTAGCGTGTCCCGCAAAGCCTCTTCGGACTGGGCGGGCAGGCAATCCAGAGTGAGGCTGGCCTGATAGCGGCTTTCGGCCAAGGCCCGGGCTCCCCAGGCGGATAAGCGGTAAATCAGGGGGCCCGATAAACCGGTGTGGGTAATCAGCACCGGGCCTTCCGCCATAAAAGTCTCTGTTTTGTGAGTGCCTTTCACCACCAGTTTTCCCTTGGCCTCAGGCAAAGCAATCCCCTGCAGGTCTTTTAACACCGCATCCTGAATCGTGAACGGAAACAACGATGGCACAGGCGGCAGAATGGTATGGCCCAAGCCCTTGGCCAGCTCCCACCCAATCGGGCTGTAGCCGGTGGCCAGCACGCAAACATCAAACCGATGACTTGCCTGGGCCGTGCGGATTTCAAAACCCCTCTCCGTTTTCTGAATGCTGTCCACACGGCTTTGGTTATAAATCCGAATGCCGTGGCGTTTGGCCAGGGCGTGAAACAGCTCCAGCACCTCCCCGGAGCTGTCCGAGCGGGGGAACATGCGCCCGTCCGGCTCGATTTTCAGCTTTAAGCCCCGTTGCTCAAACCACTTCACAGTGTCTTTGGGCTGAAAGCGGGCAAACAGTGACTTCAGCTCCCGCTGCCCCCGGGGATAAAACTCCACCAGCCGAACCGGATCAAAGCAGTGATGGGTCAGGTTACATCGCCCTCCGCCGGAAATGCGCACCTTTTGCAAGGGCTTGTGTCCGGCTTCAAAAATGGTGATCTCCGCAGCAGGATTCTTTTCAGCGGTATTAATGGCCGCAAAAAAGCCAGCGGCCCCACCGCCGATGATGGCGATCCGAGGCCGGGATTCCCCAGCGGGACTGGGCTGGGTCAGGGCGGGGTCTGGTGTTGCAGGCATGCACCCAGTATAATCAAAAAGCCCAATTTTTGCTGTCTGGCCTGCCTTGTTCACAGGGCCTCAAGGAGTCTCTCAATGTCGGAAACCACTCGTCCCAACCATTTGCCGGTACCACCAGTTACCCTGGAAACTTTGGCTTCTGTCACTCCCGGCGCCAGCCTCAAAGGCAACGGGGCCATCGCCATTACCAGTCTGGCCCACCCCAAAATGATCACCTCCCCAGACGAAGCGGTACTGATTCTGGACGCCGGGGCTTTGAAAATACTGCCCCATAGCCCCATCCCCGTGAAAACCGCCGTGGTGGCCGCGGACATTGAAGTGCCGGAAGGCCTTTTTGAAGGGTATATCACCGTAGAGCGTCCCCGTTTTGCCCTGGCCACGTTGCTGAGTGTGTTTGAGAAGCCCTTGCACGCCTATCAGGGGGTTCATCCCACCGCGGTGATTGAAGCATCGGCTCAGGTTCACCCTTCGGCCTCTATCGGGGCCTTTGCCTATATTGGCGAAAAAGCCCAAGTAGGCCCCAATTGCGTGTTAATGCCGCATGTCACCGTGGGCGCGGAAGCGCGGCTGGATGCCGGGTGCGTCTTGCATTCTGGCGCCCGGGTGGGTGAACGGGTCATGATAGGCAAACGGGTCATTTTACAGCACAACGCCAGCATTGGGGCCGATGGCTTCAGCTACGTCACCCCGGAGCCGGGCAGCGTGGAAGCGGCCAAGTCCGGTGGCAAAATTTCCGGGCAAAATACTGAAGTGCTGCGTATCAACTCCATCGGTACGGTCATTCTGGAAGATGACGTGGAAGTGGGAGCCTGCGCCACCATCGATCGTTCCAATCTGGGCGCCACTTTAATAAAGAAGGGTACCAAGATTGATAACCTGGTGATGATTGGCCACAACAACGTGGTAGGGCAAAACTGCCTGATCGTCTCTCAGGTGGGCATTTCCGGCAGTTGCGAAATTGGTGACCGGGTGGTCATCGCCGGGCAAGCCGGTCTGGCCGATCACCTGAAGGTAGGCGATGACGCCATTATTATGGCCAAGTCCGGCGTGATGCGAGACATTGAGCCCAAGGAAGTGGTGGTGGGCATTCCGGCCATGCCCCGCCGGGAAACTTTTCAGACCCTCATGTACATGGGCAAGCTACGGGAACTGTTCCAGGAGGTCAAAACCCTGAAGAAACGCTTGACTGAGCTGGAAGAACAGGGCTCTGGCAGCTCTCAGCCAGAAAAGGTTGAGGCCTAACGATGATATCCTCGACCACTGACACGCCTGTCCTTGTTTCTGGCCTTGGGGTGATTACCGGCAAGCCCGTGGATGTCAGGATTCAACTGGCTGACCCCGGCCATGGGATTGTGTTCTATCTGGAAGGTGGCGCTGCGGTGCCAGCCCGGCTAACGTCGGTGGTACAGACCGATCGGGGGGTCACGTTGGCCAGCCGGAACGGGCCAGTATTATCCCCGGTTCTATCCATCGTGGAGCATTTTCTGTGCGCCGCCGCTTTGGCAGGCCTGTCTGACTTGAAAGTGTCCGTCTCCGGGGCCCCGGAGATGCCCATTCTGGACGGTAGCGCTCAGGATTGGCTGAAGGTGTTTGCCACCCACTTTGACTTACGGCTCCCAGCGCCCAGCCTTGCCCTGAATCAGGCGGTTTTTTACCGTCATAACGATGATATCGCCCTCTATGCCGTGCCGGATACGCATTTTAAAATCAGCTACAGCGTGGACTTTGATCACCCGGATTTAAAAAGCCGCTGGGTGCGCTGGGACAGTCAGACGGATAACCCGGCCCTGATTTCCACCGCCTGCACCTTTGGCTATGTCAGTGAATTACCCGCCCTGCAAGCACGGGGCCTGGCCCTGGGGGCCAGCCTGGAAAATTCCCTGGGACTCTTTGAAGAAGGCGGGTACAGTCGGGCATTGCGGCATGAGGACGAGCCCATTTATCACAAAGCTCTGGATCTGATCGGCGATCTCAGCCTGATGGGCGTCAATCCGTTGGCCATCAAAGCCCACGTGTTTGCCCTCAACGCCGGACACAGCAGCCATGTGCCCTTTGCCCAAAAATTACGAAACGCCTTGCGTTTGTCAGACTAACCGTGCCGCTTCGTTTTCATTTGAGAGCCCTTTGGTTATAATGCTCCCCAAGTGATGATATGGAGCCTGTTTTTGACGTGGGAAGCCTGGTAATGAATGAAAAACCGAACACCAAAGCAAGCCAAGATCTAGCAAACGGGCAAGAAGCCTTGCCGTCCCCCCGGCGTATTCGGGACATTATGAGCATCCTGCCTCACCGCTATCCCTTTATTCTGGTGGATCGGGTCACTGAGCTGGAACCGGGCAAACGCATCAAGGGCTACAAAAACGTCACCATCAACGAGCCCTTTTTTCAGGGGCATTTCCCCGGCGATCCCATCATGCCCGGTGTTTTACAACTGGAAGCCCTGGCCCAAATGGGTGTCCTGCTGCTGGATACCATTCCCGGCGCGCAAGGGAAGCTGGCCGTGTTTGCCGGCATGAACGACGTGCGCTTCCGCCGCATGGTCACCCCCGGCGATCGCTTTGACATGGAGTGCGAAATACTAAAGCTGCGGCTGCCCATTGGCAAAATGTCCTGCAAGGCATACGTGGACGGAGAATTGGCCGTAGAGGCCGAGATCATTTGCTCTCTGGTAGATCGGGAGTCCACGCCAACCGCTTAACGGGTTACGCTCAAGAAAGATCGAGGCTGAAACCATGCTGATTCATCCCACCGCCATTATTGATCCCACCGCCCAACTGGGAGATCAGGTTCAGGTTGGCCCATACGCCATTGTGGGGCCGCATTGCGTGGTAGGCGATCGCACCCGACTCGATGCCCATGCGGTTCTGCAGGAATATGTAAAACTGGGCGCAGACTGCCAGGTGTCATCCGGTGCTGTTCTGGGCGGTCATCCCCAGGATTTCAAGTTCAAGGGAGAGCCCTCCTATGTGCGCATCGGGCAGGGCAGCATTATTCGGGAATGCGTTACGGTCAATCGCTCCACCGGCGAAGGCAACGAAACAGTGATTGGCGATAAAGCCCTGCTGATGGCTTATGCCCACGTGGCCCATAACTGTATTTTGGGCGATGAAGTGATTTTGGCCAACGCCGTGCAATTGGGCGGGCACGTGGAAATCGGGGATTTTGCCTTTATCGGTGGCAGTTGCGCCATTCACCAGTTCGTCAAGATCGGCAAACTGGCCATTGTGGCCGGACTGAGCGCCACCCGAATGGACTTGCCTCCCTTTGCCACGCTGGATGGCCGCCCGGCGGTGGTGGCCGGAATCAACAAGGTCGGTTTAAAGCGGCGCGGCTTTGATCTGGCCAGTCGCACCCGCCTGAAACGGGCCTTTAAGCTGTTGTTTTTTGCCAACCTGAATTACAAACAGGCCATTGAAGCCATTCACGCTGAAATTGAACCCGATCCGGCCATTACCGAGCTGGTGACTTTTGTGCAGCAATCCGCCAAAGGCATTTTTCGGCCCACCCGGGTCAAAGGCAGTGCCCGCAAGCCGGGCAACCTGGATCTGTTGACCGATGCGGACGAGGCGGAGCTTTTGTCCGATACCCTGCTCTAGGCTCAGACCAAAAGTTGGCTGGGTACTGGCCGCATTCAAGAGTGCATCAGAGTTAAGTTCATGAGGAATTCAGAACCTCAGGAGAGATGGTTTATGCCACACAATTCCTTTAAGGCAGTAATTTTAGCCGCAGGCAAAGGGACTCGCCTGAAGAGTGAGCTGCCCAAGGTCTTGCACCCCCTGTTTGGCAAGCCCTTGCTGATGCGGGTGCTGGATACACTGGGCGGACTTCAGGCCTCAGAGGCCTGCGTGATCATTGGCCATGGCCGGGAGCAAGTCACTCAGGCGCTGGATGCCTATGACTCCCCCTTCGCCATTCGCACCGTGGTACAGGAACCCCAGTTGGGCACCGGGCACGCCCTGTTACAGGTCCGTCAAAAGCTGGCAGACTGGCAAAACTTCAGCGGCAATGTGCTGATCCTCTCCGGAGATGTGCCCTTGCTGACCACGGAGACCCTGGCTACCCTCTTGGAAACCCATCAGAGTGCCCAAAATGATTTGACGGTGCTGGTGGCCACTCTGGCCAATCCCTTTGGCTACGGGCGGGTAATTACCGAAGGCCACTCCATTTTGCGGGTGGTGGAGCAAAAAGACGCCAGTGAAGCGGAGAAGCAGGTTCAAACCATTAATACCGGGGTCTACTGTCTGAACTGGGCCAAAATATCGCCCTTGCTGGAGCAACTGTCCAGCGACAACGCCCAGGGCGAGTTTTATTTGACCGATGTGATTGCCCTGGCCGTACAAGCTGGCTACCGGGTGGGCTTGTCCCATCTGGATGACCCGGATGAAGTGCTGGGCGTCAACGCCCGGGCTGACCTGGCCCAATGCCACGCCGTCCTGAACACCCGCACCCTGAACCGACTGATGGCGGAAGGGGTCACCATTCTGCACCCGGCCTCCACCTTTATTGCCCCGGAAGTCCGTATTGGAGCCGATTCCACCGTATTACCCGGCTGCTATCTTCAGGGCGATATCACCATTGGCAAACGTTGCCTGATTGGGCCGCACACCACCATGAGCGGGTCGGTGGAAGTGGCGGATGATGTGAAAATCATGCAATCGGTGGTGCGAGATAGTCGCATTGGGGCCTTTACCAACGTGGGCCCTTTCGCCCAACTGCGGGATGGGGTGGACATCAGCCATCACGTCAACATCGGCAACTTTGTGGAAGTGAAGAAGACTCGTATCGATCACCATACCAACGCCGCCCACCTGGCCTATCTGGGGGACGCGGAGCTGGGCAGCGACGTGAACATCGGGGCGGGCACCATTACGGCCAACTACGACCCGGTGCGCGATATCAAGGAACGCACCATCATTGCCCACGGGGCCAAGGTGGGCAGCAATTCCGTGTTGGTGGCCCCGGTCAGCGTAGGCGAGAATGCCAGCGTGGCCGCCGGATCGGTGATCACCAAAGACGTGAAACCCTGGAATTTAGCCATCGCTCGGGGCCGTCAGGTGGAAATCAACGACTGGGTCAAGCGGGCCAAGGGCATCACCGAGGTCACTTCCTAGGATGGCCTGCCCAGAGCTGAATGACGCTTGTCAGGATTGGCGCTCTTGAATCGCTGAAAAGCTGCCCGGCGTGCAAGTCTTAACCCCGGTCTTAAGCCGCTCTGTACCCGGTCAGACCTGTCAGACAGGTACAACCGTGTTGTGAAGAAGTCTGTCTTGGCTGATTTTATGGCGCGGAATGAATCACTTTTTGGCGGACTTCCTGAGCCAACCAGGGAAAAACGGCTTTTTCACCAAAGCCAATGCCAAATTCATTTAAAATGGAGAACTGTACCAGATCATCCAGCGGCAGTTCAGGCGGAACGGCGCTTTTTTGGTTCATAGTGATGATATCGCTCTCTGGGCCGGTTAACATATCCTTGAATTCCGAGTTCAGCCAAAGCAGGATGGCGTTGAGCCGTTGGGGGTCATACAGTTCCAATACTTGGGAAAGCTGAGGATGGAGGGTCATGGTGGTAGTCCTAAAAAATTCCCTTTGAACGGCTTTGCTAGTAACAACTATACTTATAAAAAGGGGCTTCCCCTTGAATTGATCCGGATAGGGCGTGTATGGGCCAAAGTTTACAAAAATTCAAGGATGCTACAAAGCGGCTAAGCAAGCAGACTTTGGGGCTTGCGGCGCTTGGCCTGATAGTGGCGGGGCTGGTGGGTTGTCAGACCCGTCCCACTGCCAGATCCGTCCAGATTCAGCTCTCCACCTGGGGAAGCGCTCAGGAGGTGGCCGTTCTGAAATCGCTACTGCGGGATTTTGAGCGCAGCCATCCTCAAATACGGGTGCAATTGCTGCACATCCCCGAAAA from Vampirovibrio chlorellavorus carries:
- a CDS encoding thioesterase family protein, yielding MRPGLQVGHHFEFSIQVTDAMRPQFGAQVIHPLYATASMLNHMEWAARQHVVPYLEPDEESVGYHIDLKHVAATPVGATVRVCSTVTRVKARKVISRVQAWHGARKVGEGLLTQALVRKEQLYVTSPLSDLKPIAASTSDTEQNSEAGPKFPPPAPLMDEDGQTGLQLELLQWETNQLPCSRYDEWLICRITVAENGTRTTFEGPFLLRHEIEDWLSASQPLASGESARFRSDFLEPILRVEMDRQPNGWCQCALRVQALDGTPSSAHPAPVHLTLSVSPENLTRFCQALIDQLAAFPSLL
- a CDS encoding enoyl-CoA hydratase-related protein, with the translated sequence MDNIFGNPQYVRVEREQRVGLVQLHRPEALNALNGDLMRELIQVLELLDADPTIGCMVLSGGEKAFAAGADIKQMAQASAIEMLSQDDLAVWDRIRLIKKPIVAAVNGFALGGGCEVAMMCDLIIAGENAKFGQPEINIGVIPGAGGTQRLTRAVGKAKAMELILTGRPFKAAEALELGLINKVVADDQVMTEAKAMAHTIAEKPAVAVQLAKKAILKAFETTLEEGLDYERKLFYLNFATADQKEGMQAFQEKRPPVWKHT
- a CDS encoding NAD(P)/FAD-dependent oxidoreductase; its protein translation is MPATPDPALTQPSPAGESRPRIAIIGGGAAGFFAAINTAEKNPAAEITIFEAGHKPLQKVRISGGGRCNLTHHCFDPVRLVEFYPRGQRELKSLFARFQPKDTVKWFEQRGLKLKIEPDGRMFPRSDSSGEVLELFHALAKRHGIRIYNQSRVDSIQKTERGFEIRTAQASHRFDVCVLATGYSPIGWELAKGLGHTILPPVPSLFPFTIQDAVLKDLQGIALPEAKGKLVVKGTHKTETFMAEGPVLITHTGLSGPLIYRLSAWGARALAESRYQASLTLDCLPAQSEEALRDTLQERFLRTEGKKKLGNISFSALPNRLWQALLVESGAHVEEKAELIGKKTLNRLVENIKRLPLRVSGKSPSKEEFVSCGGVALKEVDFKTLQSKRVPGLYFGGEILDIDGLTGGFNFQACWSAGWVISEAMKDA
- the lpxD gene encoding UDP-3-O-(3-hydroxymyristoyl)glucosamine N-acyltransferase, giving the protein MSETTRPNHLPVPPVTLETLASVTPGASLKGNGAIAITSLAHPKMITSPDEAVLILDAGALKILPHSPIPVKTAVVAADIEVPEGLFEGYITVERPRFALATLLSVFEKPLHAYQGVHPTAVIEASAQVHPSASIGAFAYIGEKAQVGPNCVLMPHVTVGAEARLDAGCVLHSGARVGERVMIGKRVILQHNASIGADGFSYVTPEPGSVEAAKSGGKISGQNTEVLRINSIGTVILEDDVEVGACATIDRSNLGATLIKKGTKIDNLVMIGHNNVVGQNCLIVSQVGISGSCEIGDRVVIAGQAGLADHLKVGDDAIIMAKSGVMRDIEPKEVVVGIPAMPRRETFQTLMYMGKLRELFQEVKTLKKRLTELEEQGSGSSQPEKVEA
- a CDS encoding UDP-3-O-acyl-N-acetylglucosamine deacetylase, producing the protein MISSTTDTPVLVSGLGVITGKPVDVRIQLADPGHGIVFYLEGGAAVPARLTSVVQTDRGVTLASRNGPVLSPVLSIVEHFLCAAALAGLSDLKVSVSGAPEMPILDGSAQDWLKVFATHFDLRLPAPSLALNQAVFYRHNDDIALYAVPDTHFKISYSVDFDHPDLKSRWVRWDSQTDNPALISTACTFGYVSELPALQARGLALGASLENSLGLFEEGGYSRALRHEDEPIYHKALDLIGDLSLMGVNPLAIKAHVFALNAGHSSHVPFAQKLRNALRLSD
- the fabZ gene encoding 3-hydroxyacyl-ACP dehydratase FabZ; this translates as MNEKPNTKASQDLANGQEALPSPRRIRDIMSILPHRYPFILVDRVTELEPGKRIKGYKNVTINEPFFQGHFPGDPIMPGVLQLEALAQMGVLLLDTIPGAQGKLAVFAGMNDVRFRRMVTPGDRFDMECEILKLRLPIGKMSCKAYVDGELAVEAEIICSLVDRESTPTA
- the lpxA gene encoding acyl-ACP--UDP-N-acetylglucosamine O-acyltransferase; amino-acid sequence: MLIHPTAIIDPTAQLGDQVQVGPYAIVGPHCVVGDRTRLDAHAVLQEYVKLGADCQVSSGAVLGGHPQDFKFKGEPSYVRIGQGSIIRECVTVNRSTGEGNETVIGDKALLMAYAHVAHNCILGDEVILANAVQLGGHVEIGDFAFIGGSCAIHQFVKIGKLAIVAGLSATRMDLPPFATLDGRPAVVAGINKVGLKRRGFDLASRTRLKRAFKLLFFANLNYKQAIEAIHAEIEPDPAITELVTFVQQSAKGIFRPTRVKGSARKPGNLDLLTDADEAELLSDTLL
- the glmU gene encoding bifunctional UDP-N-acetylglucosamine diphosphorylase/glucosamine-1-phosphate N-acetyltransferase GlmU, which codes for MPHNSFKAVILAAGKGTRLKSELPKVLHPLFGKPLLMRVLDTLGGLQASEACVIIGHGREQVTQALDAYDSPFAIRTVVQEPQLGTGHALLQVRQKLADWQNFSGNVLILSGDVPLLTTETLATLLETHQSAQNDLTVLVATLANPFGYGRVITEGHSILRVVEQKDASEAEKQVQTINTGVYCLNWAKISPLLEQLSSDNAQGEFYLTDVIALAVQAGYRVGLSHLDDPDEVLGVNARADLAQCHAVLNTRTLNRLMAEGVTILHPASTFIAPEVRIGADSTVLPGCYLQGDITIGKRCLIGPHTTMSGSVEVADDVKIMQSVVRDSRIGAFTNVGPFAQLRDGVDISHHVNIGNFVEVKKTRIDHHTNAAHLAYLGDAELGSDVNIGAGTITANYDPVRDIKERTIIAHGAKVGSNSVLVAPVSVGENASVAAGSVITKDVKPWNLAIARGRQVEINDWVKRAKGITEVTS